One Herbaspirillum rubrisubalbicans genomic window carries:
- a CDS encoding flagellar brake protein, protein MADHTSLVPVRSSELSLGKPAPWHIYNEAGKLLLARGTMIDTPDQLAGLIENGLYRNARWIAEPDTESVPLPQARDVLRKKHGGKKPHKPKPALRGQASVIPLDDVRWQIGDTVWLQLADDAAQRHAVTLVGCLSNRSILVSAPQKEGKQIFLREGQAFVVRALTGRRAYAFASQLLKYQHSPFVYLHLSAPREVRSTVIRQATRVPVGAEGYLEVDGSTPLPASVIDLSLAGASLVATSLKGRVEAKKGVSGTLRFIASVADQQLPLELPVVLRAVESLGEADFHQYGVEFAPLTVRDKLVLSAYVYQELTLQE, encoded by the coding sequence ATGGCCGATCACACCTCGCTGGTGCCGGTGCGCAGCTCCGAACTGAGCCTGGGCAAGCCCGCCCCCTGGCACATCTACAATGAAGCCGGCAAGCTGCTGCTGGCGCGCGGCACCATGATCGACACGCCCGACCAACTGGCCGGACTGATCGAGAACGGCCTGTATCGCAATGCCCGCTGGATCGCCGAACCAGATACCGAATCGGTGCCGCTGCCCCAGGCCCGCGATGTGCTGCGCAAGAAGCATGGTGGCAAGAAGCCGCACAAGCCCAAGCCGGCCCTGCGTGGTCAAGCCAGCGTGATTCCCCTGGATGACGTGCGCTGGCAGATCGGCGACACCGTGTGGCTGCAATTGGCCGACGATGCTGCCCAGCGCCATGCGGTCACCCTGGTGGGTTGCCTGTCCAATCGCAGCATCCTGGTCAGTGCCCCGCAAAAGGAGGGTAAGCAGATCTTCCTGCGCGAGGGCCAGGCTTTCGTGGTGCGCGCGCTGACCGGGCGTCGCGCTTATGCCTTTGCATCGCAATTGCTGAAGTACCAGCATTCGCCCTTCGTCTACCTGCACCTGTCAGCCCCCAGGGAAGTGCGTTCCACCGTTATTCGCCAGGCTACCCGCGTGCCGGTGGGGGCGGAAGGCTATCTAGAGGTGGATGGTTCCACGCCGCTACCGGCCAGCGTGATCGATCTCAGTCTGGCGGGTGCCTCGCTGGTGGCGACTTCCCTCAAAGGCAGGGTGGAGGCGAAAAAGGGCGTCAGTGGCACGTTGCGCTTCATCGCCTCGGTGGCCGACCAGCAATTGCCCCTGGAGTTGCCGGTGGTGCTGCGCGCGGTGGAATCGCTGGGAGAGGCCGATTTCCACCAGTACGGGGTGGAATTTGCCCCGTTGACGGTGCGCGACAAGCTGGTGCTGTCGGCCTATGTCTACCAGGAACTGACCCTGCAGGAATAG
- the surE gene encoding 5'/3'-nucleotidase SurE: MKILISNDDGYLAPGIIALAEALAPIADITVVAPDSNRSGSSNSLTLDRPLWVEQAANGFYYLNGTPSDCVHVALTGLLQERPDLIVSGINQGQNMGDDTLYSGTVAAATEGFLFGIPSIAFSQLHKGWAELKSAARIAREVVERRFDSLPKPYLLNVNIPNLPYEEIKGSLATRLGKRHMSEPVHKLTDPHGRDLYWIGPAGAAKDGGEGTDFHATANGYVSITPLQIDLTHTAQLDNLKKALA, from the coding sequence ATGAAAATCCTCATCAGCAACGACGACGGTTACCTCGCCCCCGGCATCATCGCCCTGGCCGAGGCACTCGCGCCGATCGCCGACATTACCGTGGTGGCGCCTGACAGCAATCGCTCGGGCAGTTCCAACTCTCTGACCCTGGACCGGCCCCTGTGGGTAGAGCAGGCCGCCAATGGCTTCTATTACCTCAATGGCACGCCGTCGGACTGTGTTCACGTGGCGCTGACCGGCTTGCTCCAGGAGCGCCCGGACCTGATCGTCTCGGGCATCAACCAAGGCCAGAACATGGGTGACGATACGCTCTATTCCGGCACGGTGGCAGCAGCCACCGAAGGCTTTCTGTTTGGCATCCCCTCGATTGCTTTTTCGCAGTTGCACAAGGGTTGGGCCGAGTTGAAGTCGGCAGCCCGCATCGCCCGTGAGGTGGTAGAGCGGCGCTTCGACAGCCTGCCCAAACCTTACCTGCTCAACGTCAATATTCCCAACCTGCCATATGAAGAAATCAAGGGCAGCCTGGCCACCCGCCTGGGCAAGCGCCATATGTCCGAGCCGGTGCACAAGCTGACCGACCCGCATGGCCGCGACCTGTACTGGATCGGTCCGGCCGGGGCCGCCAAGGATGGTGGCGAGGGTACCGATTTTCATGCCACTGCCAATGGCTACGTCTCTATCACGCCGCTGCAGATCGACCTGACGCACACGGCGCAACTGGACAATCTCAAGAAAGCGCTTGCATGA